Proteins encoded together in one Gadus chalcogrammus isolate NIFS_2021 chromosome 18, NIFS_Gcha_1.0, whole genome shotgun sequence window:
- the LOC130371625 gene encoding synaptopodin 2-like protein, with protein sequence MLVEDVVVSLSGGAPWGFRLQGGAEHERPLQVAKVRRRSKACRAGLKEDDELVAIGDQTCTELSHSQAMNLIDMQSATLNLRVKRAPAFCVSSASPRVAGRGMLSPPVGGGVCITSPPDSEAYYGETDSDADIQTPALRRQRRTPPHPRSPARYESRDEEETTSEMSGYESAPDGGGFLHALWEPTRPLEGLPGVPRRELVYQPPEERAADHPAPLTPHTLTPRTLTPTQDQGLMDGEGEVDSGFQEAGSCVPLVSLERAKEAMMMGSSRQLVPMVGPQLGPISDELSTSYVDKAIQAKLHRGESVVEKQVKEARTKCRSIASLLTDAPNPNSKGVLMFKKRRQRAKKYTLTCFGKAEGEDTEGDTGGETEEEEGGGSALSGSEVEEEDFSASYDPTWDSGYLDLLDRMSSACPGTTPTTPSTHRNPGLDPSAYQSPGSEYTGYNGVAFQGPRLESGSAKQPIAAALAAPHSAPMSPHAAALTNGASMVVSRASVVLTPAAAAPGSYQAGPQQQQQQQQHHHQQPTAYQRLDPAVNSEHHALAAAPPNANAAAGVLNRTARPFGSGPGAARAPVAFRPPQPRSAAAASVTAATRPVTAVSAVTIQPQRPLPGPEARRAVSTTSLYISPRGNGGNNNNGAAATFPPPAPLPPPPTPPHPTAPTHPYINVTGSPVTHPAPVATMATAGSPQQPPPPPPPPQADSLASREQRISVPAARTGILQDARRRANNKPMFCAVQNKDVSPNPALLSMLQNMDSPTGPTGPAQAPPPAGDAGGHESGPEEDWLRLGAEACNFMQAQRGPRPPPVAPKPQAPQAPQMGQMEGKGGQLFARRQSRMDRYVVDRSPSAAAAPFSPGRPREASPTPSLPATWKYSSSIRAPPPISYNPLLSPSCPLKAQKPQKAEAGRAGPKTGSKTAAKKGGLKPLEIMTHQPYQLNSSLFTYVPGAPQMTSSPQRPQQQQQQQQQQRGTMGGYQTPMQTARVREVKRFSTPPPVATGPSLKVLVPRSVTSLGEPTWRSEPAFSYQPAPGYPQPQPQPQPHSQSSVGGPRPRFSTSNLGLQPCVWRPAATMH encoded by the exons GTTCGACGGCGCAGCAAAGCGTGCAGAGCTGGCCTGAAGGAGGATGATGAGCTGGTTGCCATTGGAGATCAAACGTGTACGGAGCTCAGTCACAGTCAGGCCATGAATCTCATCGACATGCAGAGTGCCACGCTCAACCTGAGGGTCAAGAG GGCTCCGGCCTTCTGTGTGTCCTCGGCCTCTCCTCGCGTCGCCGGACGGGGGATGCTCTCGCCTCCAGTCGGGGGCGGAGTCTGCATCACCTCCCCCCCGGACAGCGAGGCCTACTACGGCGAGACGGACAGCGACGCGGACATACAGACGCCCGCGCTCCGGCGCCAACGACGGACTCCTCCGCACCCGCGGTCGCCGGCCCGCTATGAGTCCCGCGACGAGGAGGAGACCACCTCGGAGATGAGCGG GTACGAGAGCGCCCCGGACGGAGGGGGGTTCCTGCACGCCTTGTGGGAGCCCACCAGACCTCTGGAAGGCTTACCGGGCGTGCCCCGCAGAGAGCTGGTCTACCAGCCCCCCGAGGAGAGGGCCGCCGACCACCCCGCGCCGCTCACGCCACACACTCTGACCCCTCGCACCCTCACCCCGACCCAGGACCAGGGCCTGatggacggggagggggaggtggacaGCGGCTTCCAGGAGGCAGGGAGCTGCGTGCCCCTCGTGTCCCTTGAACGGGCCAAGGAGGCCATGATGATGGGGTCCAGTAGGCAGCTGGTGCCCATGGTGGGACCCCAGCTCGGACCCATCAGCGATGAACTTTCCACTTCCTACGTGGACAAGGCTATACAAGCCA agCTGCATCGCGGGGAGAGTGTGGTGGAGAAGCAGGTGAAGGAGGCGCGCACCAAGTGCCGGTCCATCGCCTCTCTGCTGACAGACGCCCCCAACCCCAACTCCAAGGGGGTGCTCATGTTCAAGAAGCGCCGGCAGAGGGCCAAGAAATACACGCTGACCTGCTTTGGCAAGGCCGAGGGGGAGGACACTGAGGGGGACaccgggggggagacggaggaggaagaggggggaggttcTGCCCTCAGCGGCTCTGAGGTCGAGGAAGAGGATTTCTCGGCGTCCTACGACCCGACGTGGGACAGCGGCTACCTGGACCTGCTGGACCGCATGAGCTCCGCCTGCCCgggcaccacccccaccacgccGTCCACCCATCGCAACCCGGGGCTCGACCCCTCGGCCTATCAGAGCCCGGGGTCGGAGTACACAGGGTACAACGGCGTGGCCTTCCAAGGCCCCAGGCTGGAGAGCGGCAGCGCGAAGCAGCCAATCGCTGCGGCGCTCGCGGCTCCCCACTCCGCCCCCATGTCCCCCCACGCGGCGGCCCTGACCAACGGGGCGTCGATGGTGGTCAGCCGGGCCAGCGTGGTCCTGACCCCGGCCGCTGCGGCACCAGGCTCTTACCAAGCtgggccccagcagcagcagcagcagcagcagcatcatcatcagcagcCCACAGCCTACCAGCGCCTCGATCCCGCCGTGAACTCAGAGCACCACGCCCTCGCCGCCGCGCCCCCCAATgccaacgccgccgccggcgTCCTGAACCGCACCGCCCGACCCTTCGGCTCCGGTCCCGGCGCCGCCCGGGCCCCCGTGGCCTTCCGTCCGCCCCAGCCCaggtccgccgccgccgcctccgttACCGCGGCGACCAGGCCGGTGACGGCCGTTTCCGCGGTGACGATACAGCCGCAGCGGCCGTTGCCAGGGCCCGAGGCCAGGAGAGCGGTGTCCACCACCTCCCTCTACATCTCCCCCAGAGGCAACggcggcaacaacaacaacggcgcCGCTGCCACCTTCCCTCCCCCCGCGCCTCTCCC ccctccccccacccccccccaccccactgcCCCCACCCA CCCCTATATCAACGTGACAGGTAGCCCTGTGACTCACCCGGCCCCCGTCGCTACCATGGCAACCGCGGGGTCTCCGCagcagccccctcctcctcctcctcctcctcaggccgACTCCCTGGCGTCCCGGGAGCAGCGCATCTCCGTGCCCGCCGCGCGCACCGGCATCCTGCAGGACGCCCGTCGCCGTGCCAACAACAAGCCCATGTTCTGCGCCGTGCAGAACAAGGACGTGTCGCCCAACCCGGCGCTGCTCTCCATGCTGCAGAACATGGACTCCCCCACGGGGCCCACCGGCCCggcccaggccccgccccccgccgggGACGCCGGGGGCCACGAGTCGGGCCCCGAGGAGGACTGGCTGCGGCTCGGGGCGGAGGCCTGTAACTTCATGCAGGCCCAGCGTGGGCCCCGGCCCCCTCCCGTGGCCCCCAAGCCCCAGGCGCCCCAGGCCCCCCAGATGGGCCAGATGGAGGGTAAAGGCGGGCAGCTGTTTGCCCGCAGACAGAGCCGGATGGACCGCTACGTGGTGGACCGCTCGCCCTCCGCGGCCGCCGCGCCCTTCTCCCCCGGGCGCCCCAGAGAGGCCTCCccgaccccctccctccccgccaCCTGGAAGTACTCGTCCAGCATCCGAGCCCCGCCGCCCATCAGCTacaaccccctcctctccccctcctgccccctcaAGGCCCAGAAGCCCCAGAAGGCTGAGGCGGGGAGAGCGGGGCCGAAGACCGGATCCAAAACGGCCGCAAAGAAAGGGGGCCTCAAGCCCTTGGAGATCATGACTCATCAGCCGTACCAGCTCAACTCGTCGCTCTTCACCTACGTGCCCGGCGCCCCTCAGATGACCTCCAGCCCCCAgcggccccagcagcagcagcagcagcagcagcagcagagaggcaCGATGGGGGGTTACCAGACCCCCATGCAAACGGCGCGAGTGCGCGAGGTCAAGCGCTTCTCCACGCCCCCCCCCGTGGCGACGGGGCCCTCCCTGAAGGTCCTCGTACCGCGGTCAGTCACCTCCCTGGGCGAGCCCACCTGGCGCTCCGAGCCCGCCTTCTCCTACCAGCCGGCCCCGGGctacccccagccccagccccagccccagcccca CAGCCAGTCTTCGGTGGGCGGTCCGAGACCCAGGTTCAGCACCAGCAACCTGGGCCTGCAGCCCTGTGTCTGGCGGCCAGCAGCCACCATGCACTGA